One window from the genome of Salvelinus fontinalis isolate EN_2023a chromosome 3, ASM2944872v1, whole genome shotgun sequence encodes:
- the lyar gene encoding cell growth-regulating nucleolar protein has translation MVFFTCNACGESLKKAQVDKHMNMCRGCEILSCIDCGKDFWGNDYKDHIKCISEDQKYGGKGYEAKSKKGDVKQQQWIQRIQDAMNKPGISAKLKDVLNQVSSYDNVPRKKSKFQNWMKNSLKIHNSTLHDQVWDIFSAATSSLAPEALTQTEEPKQSVAESKTETNGGHQNGTSEEPPPEKKKLNKRERKEARQKKSGKKEKKASENGNTEEEEEEEEASAGKRKDKKRKRSSEEDAGGDVTTKKRKTSKKDSSGDDQNTEATEEEAEGAAGETSSKGKFNWKGTIKAVLKQSPEEGLAVKKLRKKVLSAYYSFSGEGNFKSEEELLALFNKKIKGNPKFRELKDKVRLVK, from the exons ATGGTCTTCTTCACGTGCAATGcgtgtggtgaatcactaaagaAAGCCCAAGTCGATAAACATATGAACATGTGCCGTGGATGTGAAATTTTGTCATGCATTGACTGCGGAAAAGACTTTTG GGGAAATGACTACAAGGACCACATCAAATGCATCAGTGAGGATCAAAAGTATGGAGGCAAGGGCTATGAGGCTAAGTCCAAAAAAGGGGATGTCAAACAGCAACAATGGATTCAA AGGATCCAAGACGCCATGAACAAACCAGGAATCAGTGCCAAGCTGAAAGATGTTCTAAATCAAGTCAGTTCGTATGATAACGTCCCACGAAAGAAGTCGAAGTTCCAG AACTGGATGAAGAACAGTCTGAAGATCCACAATTCCACGCTGCATGACCAGGTGTGGGACATCTTTTCAGCAGCAACCAGCAGC CTGGCTCCCGAAGCCCTGACTCAGACAGAGGAACCCAAGCAGTCTGTTGCTGAAAGCAAAACCGAGACTAATGGGGGCCATCAGAATGGCACATCGGAGGAGCCACCACCAGAGAAGAAGAAGTTGAACAAGCGTGAGCGCAAAGAGGCAAGACAAAAGAAGAGCgggaagaaagaaaagaaagcCTCGGAGAACGGTAacaccgaggaggaggaggaggaggaggaagccaGTGCAGGCAAACGAAAGGACAAAAAAAGGAAGAGGAGTTCTgaggaagatgctggaggagatgTGACCACCAAGAAACGGAAGACAAGTAAAAAGGACAGTTCCGGAG ATGACCAAAACACAGAGGCGactgaggaggaggcagagggtGCTGCAGGAGAAACAAGTTCCAAAG GAAAGTTCAATTGGAAAGGAACGATAAAGGCAGTCTTAAAACAATCTCCTGAAGAAGGACTTGCGGTGAAAAAACTCAGGAAGAAG GTTTTGTCAGCTTACTACTCATTCAGCGGAGAGGGAAATTTCAAATCAGAAGAGGAGCTGCTCGCACTCTTCAACAAGAAGATTAAAGGCAACCCCAAGTTTAGAGAATTAAAAGACAAAGTTAGGCTTGTAAAGTAG
- the LOC129841597 gene encoding transmembrane protein 128-like — translation MLAGSDFVNLRNRFKKDAELLMQGVSAGDGNEKSQEEKDAKPLSRINRHSIFWIVSSVGLTYYFDFFRVLMENEDIKSWWFNLGVILLGICLSLATFCIVYLEWFKGIKDYDQEYPAIAPITTAAFIAASCSLNIALWPVWSFLTPILLFTQFMGGVMLISMLG, via the exons ATGCTTGCTGGTAGTGATTTCGTAAATCTGCGAAATAGATTCAAGAAAGATGCTGAACTTCTTATGCAAGGGGTTTCAGCAGGTGACGGCAACGAAAAGA GTCAAGAAGAGAAAGATGCCAAACCACTCTCTCGGATCAACCGCCATTCCATCTTCTGGATTGTGTCATCTGTTGGGTTGACGTATTATTTCGACTTCTTCCGGGTCCTCATGGAGAATGAGGATATCAAAAG CTGGTGGTTCAATCTCGGTGTGATACTGCTGGGAATATGCCTATCTTTGGCCACATTTTGCATCGTATACCTGGAGTGGTTCAAGGGCATAAAGGACTATGACCAGGAGTACCCTGCTATTGCTCCTATTACCACAGCAGCCTTCATTGCAGCATCATGCAG TTTAAATATAGCACTGTGGCCTGTGTGGTCGTTCCTCACCCCCATCCTCCTGTTTACCCAGTTCATGGGAGGTGTTATGCTCATATCCATGCTTGGGTGA
- the otop1 gene encoding proton channel OTOP1, producing the protein MVEHGGLDLMCLNKSYSHSSTTSSSSSEREKRIFTKLKVSLTEDYPQKNAEILSGQYGTNLLLIGVSLMLAIAHHGASVKEEHLLSFITTLMILQLIWMIWYIVSRDRQSNLQPEKDVHATTCWIRGGLTLLALLSLIMDAFRIGYFVGYRSCVSAVLGVYPIIHATHTIAQVHFLWFHIKDVIKTFETFERFGVIHAVFTNLLLWCNGVMSEAEHFLNNHKRRLSSLGYVNLTIVDMEPHCNCTTSACSMFSNSLYYLYPFNIEYHIFVSAMLFVMWKNIGRSIDLQYNRKRPATRTQGLVVGPILGLVALASTIGVLVVYIIHVEESTDTRESAIAMFYCYGIVMLVFMCSAGATGLLIYRADPMTMDTTKNPSRTLDTEILFGSSVGSWLMSWCSVVAVTASSSSPSYRWTNLMYSLLIVLEKYIQNLFIIESLYRQREDGERVDAEAAGPVPEIFSVTSSLAPPYNGIINRAYENPDKGCVTLENEQVENGQVYGTFSPRKHSAVPLHVGNNVAETPSKKRQILKNIAVFLFMCNISLWILPAFGCRPQYDNGLEQETFGFTIWTTVLNFAVPMNLFYRMHSVASLFEVFRRV; encoded by the exons ATGGTTGAGCACGGAGGCCTCGATCTTATGTGTTTAAATAAGTCCTACAGTCACAGTTCCACTACCTCGTCCTCCAGCTCAGAGCGAGAAAAGAGAATATTCACCAAGTTGAAAGTCAGTTTGACTGAGGACTATCCGCAGAAGAACGCGGAGATCCTGAGCGGCCAGTATGGGACTAATTTACTGTTGATCGGCGTGTCGCTGATGCTGGCCATTGCGCACCATGGCGCATCAGTGAAGGAAGAGCACCTGCTGTCGTTTATCACGACCCTCATGATCCTCCAGCTGATATGGATGATATGGTACATCGTGAgcagagacaggcagagtaaCTTACAGCCAGAAAAGGATGTGCATGCCACTACCTGTTGGATAAGAG GTGGGTTAACTCTTCTTGCGCTCCTCTCGTTGATCATGGATGCCTTCCGAATTGGTTATTTTGTGGGCTATCGATCATGCGTGTCGGCTGTTCTAGGGGTATACCCTATCATCCACGCAACTCACACGATAGCGCAG GTGCATTTCCTTTGGTTTCACATCAAGGACGTCATCAAGACCTTCGAGACCTTTGAAAG ATTTGGCGTCATCCATGCAGTCTTCACCAACCTGCTACTGTGGTGCAACGGTGTGATGTCTGAGGCTGAGCACTTCCTAAACAACCACAAGAGAAGGCTCTCTTCCCTGGGCTATGTAAACCTCACCATAG TGGATATGGAGCCTCACTGTAATTGCACTACCAGCGCCTGCTCCATGTTCTCCAACAGCCTCTACTACCTATACCCCTTCAACATAGAGTACCACATCTTTGTCTCTGCAATGCTCTTCGTCATGTGGAAGAACATAGGGCGCAGCATTGACCTCCAGTACAACCGGAAAAGGCCGGCTACCAGGACCCAGGGACTGGTGGTCGGCCCCATCCTGGGTCTTGTCGCCCTGGCCAGCACCATCGGCGTGCTGGTGGTCTACATCATCCATGTGGAAGAGTCGACGGACACCCGGGAGTCGGCCATCGCAATGTTCTACTGCTACGGCATCGTCATGCTGGTGTTCATGTGCTCGGCCGGGGCCACGGGTCTGCTCATATACCGTGCCGACCCTATGACCATGGACACCACCAAGAACCCCTCGCGGACGCTGGACACAGAGATCCTATTCGGATCGTCGGTGGGCTCCTGGCTCATGTCCTGGTGCAGCGTGGTGGCTGTGACAGCCTCAAGCAGCAGCCCGAGCTACCGCTGGACCAACCTGATGTACTCGCTGCTCATCGTCCTGGAGAAGTACATCCAGAACCTGTTCATCATAGAGTCCCTCTACCGCCAGCGGGAGGACGGTGAGAGGGTGGACGCTGAGGCGGCGGGGCCTGTGCCGGAGATCTTCTCTGTGACCTCCTCCTTGGCGCCGCCCTACAACGGCATCATCAACCGGGCGTACGAGAACCCAGACAAGGGCTGTGTCACGCTGGAGAACGAGCAGGTGGAGAACGGACAGGTTTACGGAACATTCAGCCCACGGAAACATTCGGCAGTGCCCCTGCACGTCGGGAACAACGTAGCGGAGACCCCGAGCAAGAAGAGGCAGATTCTGAAGAACATCGCTGTCTTCCTCTTCATGTGCAACATCTCA CTCTGGATCCTCCCCGCCTTCGGCTGCAGACCCCAGTATGACAACGGCCTGGAGCAGGAGACGTTTGGCTTCACCATATGGACAACAGTTCTCAATTTTGCCGTGCCCATGAACCTCTTTTACCGCATGCACTCTGTGGCCTCCCTCTTCGAAGTCTTCCGAAGGGTGTGA